The following proteins are co-located in the Myroides profundi genome:
- a CDS encoding PepSY-associated TM helix domain-containing protein, whose amino-acid sequence MQTDKPKKTKGIFKKYMLKLHLWLGLLSGIIVLIVSLTGTVFVFNEDISTYLKQDMIYHGEQDIENKKPIPIRELKELVNAQLVNEEVPAEEVTIPMDPTRSYQFGLFKANPEGWNYFDTYLIFKTVYVNQYTGEVIAVDDLLKSPFFFTMILHRSLLLSNAVGGTIVGVSTIIFVIMLITGIILWWPKNKNMRKQRFWFRWKKVKGWRRKNYDVHNILGFYSSALALIVAITGIMYSFRVTMSWVYFLINGFSMYAPDFSHYKTTAPESMETPTTVDRIAATVKEHYPNAFSFGIDLEDHENADHHHDNMTIRVKDHEFKYNDSHTMIFDEHSGELLFNRSHGERLLAERATGATYDLHVGAFFGMPGKIIAFILSLFCASLPITGFIIYWGRRNKKKTTK is encoded by the coding sequence ATGCAAACTGATAAGCCCAAGAAAACCAAGGGGATTTTCAAAAAGTATATGCTTAAACTCCACTTGTGGTTAGGACTACTGTCAGGTATAATTGTACTTATCGTATCACTTACAGGAACTGTTTTTGTCTTCAATGAGGATATCTCTACCTATCTTAAACAAGACATGATCTATCATGGCGAACAAGATATTGAAAATAAAAAACCGATTCCTATTCGTGAACTAAAAGAACTAGTTAATGCACAATTAGTTAACGAAGAAGTTCCAGCAGAGGAAGTAACAATCCCAATGGATCCTACTCGTTCTTATCAATTTGGATTATTTAAAGCCAATCCAGAAGGATGGAATTATTTCGATACTTATCTCATTTTTAAAACAGTCTATGTCAATCAGTATACAGGAGAAGTAATTGCTGTCGATGACCTATTGAAGAGTCCTTTCTTCTTCACTATGATTCTCCACCGCTCATTACTTCTTAGTAATGCAGTTGGAGGTACTATAGTAGGTGTATCTACTATAATCTTTGTGATTATGCTAATCACAGGGATTATACTATGGTGGCCTAAGAATAAGAATATGCGTAAACAACGCTTTTGGTTTAGATGGAAGAAAGTAAAAGGTTGGCGCCGTAAGAATTATGACGTTCACAATATCCTTGGATTTTACTCTTCTGCTCTAGCACTAATAGTGGCTATTACAGGAATTATGTACTCTTTCCGCGTCACGATGAGTTGGGTTTACTTCTTAATCAACGGGTTTTCTATGTATGCTCCAGACTTTAGTCATTATAAGACTACTGCTCCTGAGTCTATGGAAACTCCAACAACAGTAGATCGCATAGCTGCTACTGTAAAAGAGCACTACCCTAATGCTTTCTCTTTTGGTATTGACTTAGAAGATCATGAGAACGCTGATCATCATCACGACAATATGACTATTCGTGTTAAAGATCACGAGTTCAAATATAACGACTCACATACCATGATATTTGACGAACACTCTGGAGAGCTATTGTTCAATAGATCTCATGGAGAACGATTATTAGCAGAACGAGCTACTGGTGCTACTTATGATTTGCACGTAGGAGCTTTCTTTGGTATGCCTGGAAAAATAATTGCTTTTATCCTTAGCTTATTCTGTGCCTCTCTTCCTATTACAGGTTTTATTATCTATTGGGGAAGACGCAATAAAAAAAAGACTACTAAATAA
- a CDS encoding type II toxin-antitoxin system Phd/YefM family antitoxin, with the protein MKTISVSEFRKNIKKYIELASNEKIVVNRGEGKAFLIIPIDQTEDEEYDVDFVQKVLRAEKDILEGDFLEIKDVKNLWADIS; encoded by the coding sequence ATGAAAACAATATCTGTATCAGAATTTAGAAAGAATATTAAAAAATATATTGAATTAGCTTCTAATGAAAAAATAGTTGTCAATAGAGGAGAAGGAAAGGCATTTTTAATTATTCCTATTGATCAAACAGAAGATGAAGAGTATGATGTTGATTTTGTACAAAAAGTTTTACGGGCAGAGAAAGACATCTTAGAAGGTGATTTCTTAGAGATAAAAGATGTAAAGAATTTATGGGCAGATATAAGTTAA
- a CDS encoding type II toxin-antitoxin system RelE/ParE family toxin: MAKYILTNLTVKDLSEIWSYTFEAWSEHQANKYYTLLIETCQKITNNPTLGKSYDRINTHLLGFAIGKHIIFYQILQNKDILVIRFLRERMDLKNILKE, encoded by the coding sequence ATGGCAAAGTATATCTTGACTAACCTTACGGTTAAGGATCTCTCCGAAATTTGGTCATATACTTTTGAAGCATGGTCTGAGCATCAAGCTAATAAATATTATACTTTATTGATTGAAACTTGTCAGAAAATAACTAATAATCCAACTCTTGGAAAAAGTTACGACAGAATCAATACACATCTCTTAGGTTTTGCTATAGGTAAACATATTATATTCTATCAAATACTACAGAATAAAGATATTTTAGTCATTCGCTTCTTACGCGAACGAATGGACTTAAAAAACATTTTGAAAGAATAA
- a CDS encoding Txe/YoeB family addiction module toxin, translated as MGRYKLIIGKEAQKHLLLIKRSGNKSDITKIENIFEELQSNPEVGIGNPEKLKHELSGFWSRRLNSKDRIIYKIDELSVIVMIVSAKGHYFDK; from the coding sequence ATGGGCAGATATAAGTTAATTATTGGTAAAGAAGCCCAAAAACATCTATTGTTAATCAAAAGATCTGGTAACAAGAGTGATATAACAAAAATCGAGAATATTTTTGAAGAGTTACAGAGTAATCCTGAAGTAGGTATCGGTAATCCTGAAAAATTAAAACATGAACTAAGTGGTTTTTGGTCTAGACGGCTTAATTCTAAAGATAGAATAATTTATAAAATTGATGAGTTAAGTGTCATTGTAATGATTGTTTCTGCAAAGGGTCATTATTTTGATAAATAG
- a CDS encoding RidA family protein, with amino-acid sequence MNTKIQRLNPSTLAAPVGRYSHVTVVPKGANLYTFSGQIGTDAMGNIPSTFNAQVQNTFMNIIQVLGSQKLTADDVIKVNIWATQEIDWDFFYEVWDNTFGTDYPSMTVGYITALGLPEIQLEIEIWAAK; translated from the coding sequence ATGAATACAAAAATACAAAGACTAAATCCTAGCACTTTAGCAGCTCCAGTGGGAAGATATTCTCATGTGACTGTGGTTCCTAAAGGAGCTAATCTATATACATTCTCAGGACAAATAGGTACAGATGCGATGGGAAATATCCCTTCTACATTTAATGCGCAAGTACAAAACACGTTTATGAATATCATCCAAGTATTAGGTAGCCAAAAACTAACTGCTGATGATGTCATTAAAGTTAATATTTGGGCTACACAAGAGATAGACTGGGACTTCTTCTACGAAGTTTGGGATAACACTTTTGGTACAGATTATCCATCTATGACTGTTGGGTATATCACAGCACTAGGATTGCCAGAGATTCAATTAGAAATAGAAATATGGGCTGCAAAGTAG
- a CDS encoding type II toxin-antitoxin system ParD family antitoxin, with protein MGRNTSVSLGDYFEDFVEAKINEGRYKNASEIIRAGLRLLEKEENEIQVLRNAIQEGIDSGIAEDFDPNNHLKALKANK; from the coding sequence ATGGGACGTAATACATCAGTATCATTAGGAGACTACTTTGAAGATTTTGTTGAAGCTAAAATAAATGAAGGTCGTTATAAAAATGCTAGTGAGATCATTCGTGCTGGTCTACGTCTTCTTGAAAAAGAAGAAAATGAGATACAAGTATTAAGAAATGCTATACAAGAAGGAATTGATAGTGGAATCGCTGAAGACTTTGACCCTAACAACCATCTAAAAGCTTTAAAGGCTAACAAATAG
- a CDS encoding outer membrane beta-barrel family protein has translation MKRPYIWLLSLCSLGTYAQTEAQLDSILNAFNTNLGEVLITTKAPVFQQKADKMVFSVENSALSDGSTVLEVLGRAPGVVVSQEGELSLRGKKGVSVMLNGKLSSLSAKELANLLRSTNSSQVKNIEIIANPSAKYDAAGNAGIINIVLKKYKMEGLKGSSFVNAGRGRKNRLNAGFNLGYTHEKLSLFGDYSYTFRGEEEHKHYLQDFYNTANPSVIDRHSEQRFTSNEPLTSNNFKFGVDYSLSSKTTVGFLFDAKIGRYEDYSKGYNMIYAPVEKLNSHINTDNGNKEHWYDYTFNLTATHLFNDNGSKVDVDLEYETSKFRSEQSQLAEVLLNNSNAPYRNRRGYIPSQFKVFNGKLDFTLPLDDKHALETGWKSIVKSNDNPSVYEFQNNSGWEVDPASTNHYKYNEQIHAAYANYKLSLEHWSFQVGLRSEFTQTEIDQKTTKEYSKNDYTKLFPSASIKYETDNAHGFYASYSKRINRPSHFDLNPFRFYDDPFNYWQGNPKLKPEITHASEVGYTWSKYLIANVYFSVTNDVMTNVYNYQADTGILVSTQENLNKSYHYGANVTGTVSPTEWWSMSNMFNLFNNKYEGNYQGTEINSSQVAFTFNSQNNFTIVKGLKADVNAQYFSKSNLGLYKRDSYFDLTIGLSKALLEDKATIKLAVTDVLNTVNYNVTGDNFNSNIRKKYDLDSRIATLSFNYKF, from the coding sequence ATGAAAAGACCATATATATGGCTGCTATCACTATGCAGCCTGGGTACCTATGCCCAAACCGAAGCACAATTAGACAGTATACTCAACGCATTTAATACTAACCTTGGGGAAGTATTAATCACTACTAAAGCTCCTGTATTCCAACAGAAAGCTGACAAAATGGTGTTTAGTGTAGAGAATAGTGCTTTATCAGATGGAAGTACAGTACTTGAAGTTCTTGGAAGAGCTCCAGGAGTGGTTGTATCTCAAGAAGGTGAATTATCTCTGAGAGGTAAAAAAGGGGTTAGTGTAATGCTAAATGGAAAACTGAGTTCTCTATCTGCAAAAGAACTAGCTAATCTCTTGAGATCAACCAACTCTTCTCAAGTCAAAAATATAGAGATTATTGCTAATCCATCTGCTAAGTATGATGCAGCTGGTAATGCAGGAATCATTAATATTGTATTAAAGAAATACAAAATGGAAGGGCTGAAAGGAAGCTCTTTTGTCAATGCAGGGCGAGGACGTAAAAACCGCCTTAATGCAGGATTCAATCTAGGTTATACTCATGAGAAACTAAGTCTATTTGGAGACTATAGCTATACTTTTAGAGGGGAAGAAGAACACAAACATTATCTTCAAGACTTCTACAACACTGCTAATCCTTCTGTAATAGACAGACATAGTGAACAACGCTTCACTAGTAATGAGCCTCTTACTTCTAATAACTTCAAATTCGGAGTGGATTACTCTCTTTCTTCTAAAACAACTGTGGGCTTCTTATTTGATGCTAAAATCGGGAGATATGAGGATTATTCTAAAGGGTATAATATGATCTATGCGCCTGTAGAAAAATTGAATTCGCATATTAATACTGACAACGGAAATAAAGAGCATTGGTATGATTATACATTTAACTTAACTGCTACTCATTTATTCAATGATAACGGTAGTAAAGTAGATGTAGATTTAGAATATGAAACTTCTAAGTTTAGATCTGAACAGTCTCAATTAGCTGAAGTTTTATTAAACAACTCAAATGCTCCATATAGAAATAGACGTGGATATATTCCATCACAGTTTAAGGTATTTAATGGTAAATTAGACTTTACCTTACCTTTAGATGATAAGCATGCTTTAGAGACAGGGTGGAAGTCAATTGTCAAATCAAATGACAATCCATCTGTTTATGAATTTCAAAATAACTCAGGATGGGAAGTAGATCCTGCTTCAACGAATCACTATAAATACAATGAACAGATACACGCTGCTTATGCTAACTACAAGCTTAGTTTAGAACATTGGAGTTTTCAGGTAGGACTGCGTTCAGAGTTTACACAAACTGAAATAGACCAAAAAACGACTAAAGAATACAGTAAAAACGATTATACTAAACTATTCCCTAGTGCCTCTATCAAATACGAAACAGATAATGCACATGGCTTCTATGCTTCGTATAGTAAACGTATTAATAGACCGAGTCACTTTGACTTAAACCCATTCCGTTTTTATGATGACCCTTTTAACTATTGGCAAGGGAATCCTAAGTTAAAACCTGAGATAACACATGCTTCTGAGGTAGGATACACATGGAGTAAATACCTGATTGCAAATGTGTACTTCAGCGTGACGAATGATGTGATGACCAATGTGTACAATTACCAAGCAGATACAGGTATCTTAGTAAGTACTCAAGAGAACTTAAACAAATCTTATCACTATGGTGCGAATGTAACAGGTACAGTAAGCCCTACAGAATGGTGGTCTATGAGTAATATGTTTAACTTGTTTAACAACAAATATGAAGGAAACTATCAAGGAACAGAAATCAATAGTTCACAAGTAGCTTTCACTTTTAACTCTCAAAACAACTTTACCATTGTTAAAGGATTAAAAGCTGATGTCAATGCACAGTACTTCTCTAAGTCAAACTTAGGTCTATACAAAAGAGATAGTTATTTTGACTTAACAATCGGTTTATCTAAAGCCCTATTAGAAGACAAAGCAACTATTAAACTAGCTGTAACAGATGTTCTAAACACGGTGAACTATAATGTAACGGGGGATAACTTCAATTCTAATATTCGCAAGAAATATGATCTGGATAGCCGAATAGCTACTTTATCATTTAACTATAAGTTTTAA
- a CDS encoding helix-turn-helix domain-containing protein — protein MHNLGLKEIAFELGFKDDSHLTKLFKKYKQITLSQYRENFKNIYLSK, from the coding sequence ATCTGGGTTTAAAGGAAATAGCCTTTGAATTAGGCTTTAAAGATGATAGTCATTTGACTAAATTGTTTAAAAAGTATAAACAAATAACTCTCTCGCAGTATAGAGAAAATTTTAAGAATATCTATTTATCAAAATAA